From the Plectropomus leopardus isolate mb unplaced genomic scaffold, YSFRI_Pleo_2.0 unplaced_scaffold29396, whole genome shotgun sequence genome, the window atctatttaatgtttttttttttgaaaaaaaatttatactatgaattttttatgctattttgaacgacaacatactatgctatgacaaTAAATGGACACATAAGAGCATGGCactgatcttctcatctaactctaagcaaaagagcaaataaatacatctcccaaaatgttgaaataaaactgCACTAATGTAACACTGGGAGATCGTGAAAAGGTACACTGCTCAACTTTGACTCTGATAGGACCCTTTCAGGCTCACtgatttttgcatttgcagTTTACTGAGTGCAGTTAAAAAACACTCACCTGCAAGCAGCCTTGCCCTCATCTGCCACACAAATGCCGTCATTCTCACATTGCACATTGAGGCAGACATCAGGTATCTGGGTTGTGGGAGGCGGAGTTGAGGTTGTGGAAGGCGGAGTTGAGGTTGTGGGAGGCGGAGTTGAGGTTGTGGGAGGCGGAGTTGAGATTGtgggaggaggagctgaggttGAGGGAGGCGGAGGTGAGGTTGTAGGAGGCACAGGCTGGGATACCGTCAGATGAGACACGTCTGAAGagggacagaaaatgaaagagcAGTTAATTGGATCCAAGTGGAGGAGCAGCGGAGATCATGAAATGAAGTGGCTGGATTTAAGATTATCTGTAGGATTTTTCTGACAAGTGGGTATCTGAAACATGGATGTAATCATGCATCACTTGTAAACATAATCCCACAAATCTTCTGTTTTGCACGGGTGCTAGGGATAAGTATGTAGCAtactaatgaataaataattgatgTAACATGACATGATGGATGTGGTTTCACACAAAAAGTAACCTGAGTGCCAATACATTTCTTCCCTTCATTTTCTGaacataaagcattttttaaattaaaatcagttGAGTTTTTACTGTAATATGATGCTTTTACCTTCCATGGTGAGGAGAAAGATGGCGTCTCCTCCCTTTATGAAATCCCTGCTCTTTGCTCTGAGGTGGGTGAGATACACTGCAGTGCCAGCGCCTGGCCCTCGGAAATACTTGGACCCATCTGTATGTGTGACCTCAGTGCCCACCTTGCGAGGGTCGTCCCAGAAAAACAGGTCAGAGCCTGTTTAAAAGGATGTAAAAGGTTGCGTTAACATAGCATTGtcatggtttgtttttatataaagaATAATTTGTTTAAATCATTGTGCTACACCTGTCGCTTTCATGTTGGGGTCGGTGGTGACACTGCGCTGGTTGGACATGCGCTTTTGGATGTGTGGGTGCTGGTCCATCAGCATCATGGTCATCTGTTTCCAGGGACACGGCCATTTCTGTCCTGCGTCACCTTCACGGGCCACCAGATGAGCATAGGCCGACAACTCATCAGGGTAGCCTGCCTTACCGTTGGGGTACAGCTCCATTTGGAAGGTGTAACCCTCTTTCGAGGTGAACGGCGGGCTGAAGATAGACGTGTTTGATGGGGTGTTGTCCATAACATTGCTGAAGTTTTTCACTCGCCATATAAACTCTGGGCAGATGGTCTCAGAAAGGTTGATGTCATCTAGTGACAGTCCCCCTGCCGCCGTCCCAGTACCTTCCTTTGTCCCTTGAAACACAACGCggaattttgttttgacatCTAGACTCACGTGGTGCAGCTGCCACAGCTCCTGAGGGGATCCTGTTAACGTAAAACATGAACAGCAAGttcaaaaaggtcaaatttcACAAGCAAAACTGTTACAAACTGTTTTGAGTAGAATTTACTAAAAGTCACCATCTATGGTCTTAATGAGGCGCAGCTTTCCGTTGGGGTTAGCTTCGTCATATTCTCTGACATGGATCGTTAGTGAGTCGCTGGGGCCGGCGCTGTTGTAGTAGAAGAACTGCAGACACTGGAATCCTCGTTTTGGGTAAAGGATCCTGCTCTCCAGATAAGCTGTATCCCCAGGGTTGGCTGTTCCAGTGCTGAAGTGCATGAAATATCCCGAGCCTaaagatcagatttttttcagattaataaTGTCAACACTTAACCATTGTTTGAATGCACTTTGCACAGCGGCTAAGAGGAAAGATTATACAGGAGTAAGagtcaagtaaaagtaagaGTCCAGAGTCCTTGTTTTGAAATACATCCTAAAGTTTAGCTTAATCTGTCTATGTTACACAAAACAAGTGGATATCCTCCAAAATAAGGGTCTTTTAATCTGAAATTCCCTTTGTTCTGCTTTCCTGCTGAGCTGAGGTCaataaaaatcaacagtaaatcaacatgtgaatgcatgacagctttttatttattttattttatggcaggTCTATTCATTCTATTTGAGTCTGACATGTCTGCAAAGTTGCAGATAAAGATTAGGCTAACTAAGATTCTTAGTATTATGCTTGGAATTTGTAGAATAAGATCCCCGTGATGAATTGTTTTTGACTTATGTGATCTAATCATTTGAAATGTGCTGTTATTGTTGAGTGCTGTAAAGTccaaaattgatttaattttgtttttttgttttttttttaaaaaaaaaaagcaattttaataatttctcaaAATTCACGTTTTTATCTAACAAA encodes:
- the mep1bb gene encoding meprin A subunit beta; amino-acid sequence: INAKGVILKAFEQYRLKSCIDFQPWSGEANYISIFKGSGCFSSVGNRRVGKQRLSIGRNCDRIATIEHEFLHALGFWHEQSRSDRDDYVQIMWDRISEGREHNFNTYDDTTSSSLGVPYDYGSMMHYSKNAFRNGTEPTIVTKIPAFSDVIGQRMEFSDSDLLKLHRLYNCTEGSTFLDSCDFERENICGMIQGQGDKEAWVRVAKADGGPSTDYSNMGKCTGSGYFMHFSTGTANPGDTAYLESRILYPKRGFQCLQFFYYNSAGPSDSLTIHVREYDEANPNGKLRLIKTIDGSPQELWQLHHVSLDVKTKFRVVFQGTKEGTGTAAGGLSLDDINLSETICPEFIWRVKNFSNVMDNTPSNTSIFSPPFTSKEGYTFQMELYPNGKAGYPDELSAYAHLVAREGDAGQKWPCPWKQMTMMLMDQHPHIQKRMSNQRSVTTDPNMKATGSDLFFWDDPRKVGTEVTHTDGSKYFRGPGAGTAVYLTHLRAKSRDFIKGGDAIFLLTMEDVSHLTVSQPVPPTTSPPPPSTSAPPPTISTPPPTTSTPPPTTSTPPSTTSTPPPTTQIPDVCLNVQCENDGICVADEGKAACRCVVGDDWWYYGDSCQHKGSNKDKTTVALASSLSVLGVMLVVTAVSVICVKKRYKKRSDANSVVMENMGAHTRP